The proteins below come from a single Clupea harengus chromosome 21, Ch_v2.0.2, whole genome shotgun sequence genomic window:
- the mdm2 gene encoding E3 ubiquitin-protein ligase Mdm2 isoform X2, with protein sequence MADNCLSNGQISSADNEKLVRPKLPLQTLLQQAGAEKDVFTMKEVMFYLGKYIMRKQLYDQQQQHIVRCGGDELGAVLGVDTFSVKEPRVLFAMITKNLTAVKNPDTTETQSSLLQPGSQSEPEGRAEDSESNATTSSRRRRRSSDPAESSTEDETRERRKRHKSDSLSLTFDDSLSWCVIGGLRGIRRSSESSDSHSNTEVGISVSDDSDESLGEDSDSDNFSVEFEVESIDSDAYSENDEASVAGEDEVYEVTIFGAEDEDSFDEDTEITEADYWKCPKCDELNPPLPRNCNRCWTLRTDWLPENETDNAAATTPADTPAESASDAKPLPPKPTLMDSEEGLDVPDGKRALSGSPPAKEDPSAVTASLPDSQTSACSQPSTSSAVSGSVSSSQDEVLPELERFNSLDACLPASCLEPCVICQSRPKNGCIVHGRTGHLMACYTCAKKLKNRNKLCPVCREPIQSVVLTYVS encoded by the exons ATGGCAGACAATTGTTTAAGCAATGGCCAAATCAGTTCAGCTGATAACGAAAAATTG gtTCGACCAAAGCTGCCATTACAGACACTGCTACAACAAGCAGGTGCAGAGAAGGATGTTTTCACCATGAAAGAG gtGATGTTTTACCTTGGTAAGTACATCATGAGGAAACAGCTCTATgaccagcaacagcagcacataGTCCGCTGCGGAGGGGACGAGCTCGGAGCCGTGCTGGGGGTCGACACATTCTCAGTGAAAGAGCCACG AGTCCTGTTTGCAATGATCACAAAAAACCTAACTGCAGTGAAAAACCCAGACACAACAG AAACTCAATCTTCCCTCTTACAACCCGGCAGCCAGAGTGAACCAGAAGGACGAGCAGAG GACTCGGAGTCAAATGCAACTACCTCATCACGCAGGAGAAGGCGAAGCAGTGACCCTG CGGAGTCCTCCACAGAGGACGAAACGAGAGAACGAAGAAAGCGCCACAAGTCTGACAGCCTCTCTCTGACTTTCGACGACAGCCTGTCATGGTGTGTGATTGGAGGTCTCCGCGGCATCAGGAGGAGCAGCGAGTCATCGGACTCCCACAGTAACACT GAAGTAGGTATCTCTGTTAGCGACGACTCTGATGAGAGCCTCGGTGAAGACTCAGATTCCGATAACTTCAGTGTGGAGTTTGAGGTGGAGTCCATCGACTCGGACGCATACAGCGAGAATGACGAGGCCTCAGTGGCGGGCGAGGACGAG GTCTATGAAGTCACCATCTTTGGGGCTGAGGATGAGGACTCATTTGATGAGGACACCGAGATCACTGAGGCT GACTACTGGAAGTGCCCCAAGTGTGATGAGCTGAACCCACCCCTGCCCCGCAACTGCAATCGCTGCTGGACACTGCGCACTGATTGGCTCCCCGAAAACGAAACTGATAACGCAGCCGCTACCACGCCTGCTGACACTCCCGCCGAGTCAGCCTCTGATGCCAAGCCCcttcccccaaaacccacccTGATGGACTCCGAGGAGGGTCTGGATGTGCCCGATGGCAAGCGTGCTCTGTCTGGCTCTCCCCCCGCCAAAGAGGACCCTTCGGCAGTGACCGCATCCCTGCCGGACTCTCAGACCTCGGCCTGCTCGcagccctccacctcctctgcgGTGAGCGGTAGCGTGTCCTCCAGCCAGGATGAAGTTCTGCCAGAGCTGGAGCGCTTTAACAGCCTGGATGCCTGTCTGCCCGCCAGCTGCCTGGAGCCCTGTGTCATCTGCCAGAGCCGCCCCAAGAATGGATGCATCGTGCACGGCCGCACCGGCCACCTCATGGCCTGCTACACCTGCGCCAAGAAGCTCAAGAACCGCAACAAGCTGTGCCCGGTGTGTCGGGAGCCTATCCAGTCCGTCGTGCTCACCTACGTCAGCTGA
- the mdm2 gene encoding E3 ubiquitin-protein ligase Mdm2 isoform X1, giving the protein MADNCLSNGQISSADNEKLVRPKLPLQTLLQQAGAEKDVFTMKEVMFYLGKYIMRKQLYDQQQQHIVRCGGDELGAVLGVDTFSVKEPRVLFAMITKNLTAVKNPDTTETQSSLLQPGSQSEPEGRAEDSESNATTSSRRRRRSSDPAESSTEDETRERRKRHKSDSLSLTFDDSLSWCVIGGLRGIRRSSESSDSHSNTEVGISVSDDSDESLGEDSDSDNFSVEFEVESIDSDAYSENDEASVAGEDEVSESASIPQMKVQSSCLPQTPGLTTPISLSLSLPVQVYEVTIFGAEDEDSFDEDTEITEADYWKCPKCDELNPPLPRNCNRCWTLRTDWLPENETDNAAATTPADTPAESASDAKPLPPKPTLMDSEEGLDVPDGKRALSGSPPAKEDPSAVTASLPDSQTSACSQPSTSSAVSGSVSSSQDEVLPELERFNSLDACLPASCLEPCVICQSRPKNGCIVHGRTGHLMACYTCAKKLKNRNKLCPVCREPIQSVVLTYVS; this is encoded by the exons ATGGCAGACAATTGTTTAAGCAATGGCCAAATCAGTTCAGCTGATAACGAAAAATTG gtTCGACCAAAGCTGCCATTACAGACACTGCTACAACAAGCAGGTGCAGAGAAGGATGTTTTCACCATGAAAGAG gtGATGTTTTACCTTGGTAAGTACATCATGAGGAAACAGCTCTATgaccagcaacagcagcacataGTCCGCTGCGGAGGGGACGAGCTCGGAGCCGTGCTGGGGGTCGACACATTCTCAGTGAAAGAGCCACG AGTCCTGTTTGCAATGATCACAAAAAACCTAACTGCAGTGAAAAACCCAGACACAACAG AAACTCAATCTTCCCTCTTACAACCCGGCAGCCAGAGTGAACCAGAAGGACGAGCAGAG GACTCGGAGTCAAATGCAACTACCTCATCACGCAGGAGAAGGCGAAGCAGTGACCCTG CGGAGTCCTCCACAGAGGACGAAACGAGAGAACGAAGAAAGCGCCACAAGTCTGACAGCCTCTCTCTGACTTTCGACGACAGCCTGTCATGGTGTGTGATTGGAGGTCTCCGCGGCATCAGGAGGAGCAGCGAGTCATCGGACTCCCACAGTAACACT GAAGTAGGTATCTCTGTTAGCGACGACTCTGATGAGAGCCTCGGTGAAGACTCAGATTCCGATAACTTCAGTGTGGAGTTTGAGGTGGAGTCCATCGACTCGGACGCATACAGCGAGAATGACGAGGCCTCAGTGGCGGGCGAGGACGAGGTCTCAGAGAGTGCTTCCATCCCACAGATGAAAGTCCAGTCCAGCTGCCTGCCTCAGACGCCTGGTCTCAcaacccccatctctctctccctgtctctgcctGTGCAGGTCTATGAAGTCACCATCTTTGGGGCTGAGGATGAGGACTCATTTGATGAGGACACCGAGATCACTGAGGCT GACTACTGGAAGTGCCCCAAGTGTGATGAGCTGAACCCACCCCTGCCCCGCAACTGCAATCGCTGCTGGACACTGCGCACTGATTGGCTCCCCGAAAACGAAACTGATAACGCAGCCGCTACCACGCCTGCTGACACTCCCGCCGAGTCAGCCTCTGATGCCAAGCCCcttcccccaaaacccacccTGATGGACTCCGAGGAGGGTCTGGATGTGCCCGATGGCAAGCGTGCTCTGTCTGGCTCTCCCCCCGCCAAAGAGGACCCTTCGGCAGTGACCGCATCCCTGCCGGACTCTCAGACCTCGGCCTGCTCGcagccctccacctcctctgcgGTGAGCGGTAGCGTGTCCTCCAGCCAGGATGAAGTTCTGCCAGAGCTGGAGCGCTTTAACAGCCTGGATGCCTGTCTGCCCGCCAGCTGCCTGGAGCCCTGTGTCATCTGCCAGAGCCGCCCCAAGAATGGATGCATCGTGCACGGCCGCACCGGCCACCTCATGGCCTGCTACACCTGCGCCAAGAAGCTCAAGAACCGCAACAAGCTGTGCCCGGTGTGTCGGGAGCCTATCCAGTCCGTCGTGCTCACCTACGTCAGCTGA